A genomic stretch from Alosa sapidissima isolate fAloSap1 chromosome 3, fAloSap1.pri, whole genome shotgun sequence includes:
- the LOC121705962 gene encoding protein SCO1 homolog, mitochondrial, translating to MRLAVAVSARALKCLPKMFSPVALLKGFRIHTVCRYTCHVTPRTLSACTNITLLRTHQPISSLTCRTSGYVLPNTRTFASMPLPPSPGDKKSGNKKTEPVTWKSLVVTFAIGGTLLAAMKIFKKEKEDSIERERTKSLGKPALGGPFSLIDHNNKPCKSEDFLGQWVLLYFGFTHCPDICPDEIEKMIEVVDEIDRIKSLPNLTPILITIDPERDTAEAMSVYVKEFSPKLIGLTGATAQVDQVSRAYRVYYSQGPKDEDNDYIVDHTIIMYLVGPDGDFVEYFGQNKKSGEISSSIASHMRKYRQNK from the exons ATGAGGCTTGCAGTGGCAGTCAGTGCCCGGGCTCTAAAATGTTTACCGAAGATGTTTTCTCCAGTTGCTTTACTGAAAGGCTTCAGAATACACACAGTCTGCCGGTACACATGTCATGTGACACCACGGACTCTTTCTGCGTGTACCAATATCACGCTCTTGAGAACACACCAACCG ATTTCATCATTAACATGCAGAACGTCAGGATATGTATTACCAAACACAAGAACATTCGCTTCCATGCCTCTACCGCCCTCACCTGGTGACAAGAAGTCTGGTAACAAGAAGACTGAG ccAGTGACTTGGAAATCCTTAGTAGTAACATTTGCCATTGGTGGAACTCTGCTTGCAGCCATGAAAATAttcaagaaagaaaaagaagact CAATAGAGCGAGAAAGGACAAAGTCATTGGGGAAGCCGGCTCTGGGAGGTCCATTCTCTCTCATCGACCACAACAACAAGCCATGCAAGAGTGAGGATTTTTTGGGCCAGTGGGTCCTACTCTACTTCGGCTTCACTCATTGTCCAGACATTTGTCCAGATGAAATTGAGAAAATGATTGAGGTTGTGGATGAAATCG ACAGGATAAAGTCTCTTCCCAACCTGACACCAATCCTCATTACAATCGATCCAGAGAGAGATACTGCAGAGGCTATGTCAGTGTATGTGAAAG AATTTTCTCCAAAGCTCATTGGTCTAACAGGAGCAACTGCACAAGTTGATCAGGTTTCTCGAGCCTATCGAGTGTACTACAGCCAGGGACCAAAAGATGAGGATAATGACTACATA GTTGATCACACAATTATCATGTACTTGGTTGGCCCCGACGGTGACTTTGTGGAGTATTTTGGACAGAACAAGAAGAGTGGGGAGATTTCATCTTCCATTGCATCACACATGCGGAAGTATCGGCAGAATAAGTAG